From the genome of Pseudomonadota bacterium, one region includes:
- a CDS encoding restriction endonuclease subunit S translates to MVAAIEDSSVGSTMINLNQGTLSGLFVQSPPLREQRAIAAALRDVDALLGALTRLIAKKRDLKQAAMQQLLTGSRRLPGFSGEWEVKRFGDLFQFLNTANNPRADLSEFCDIGYIHYGDIHMSTAAFLDCATEALPLIAKARVANIPLVEDGDLVMADASEDYEGIGKCVEIRNASGRKIVAGLHTFLLRGNPHLVANGFKGYLQFIPSVKAALVRFATGISVYGVSKNNVKSIEVFLPTVDEQTAIATVLSDMDVEIAALEALLAKTRALKQGMMQELLTGRTRLV, encoded by the coding sequence GTGGTCGCCGCCATCGAGGACTCGTCGGTTGGATCGACGATGATCAACCTCAATCAGGGCACGCTAAGCGGGTTATTTGTTCAGTCTCCACCCTTACGAGAACAACGCGCCATCGCGGCGGCGCTGAGGGATGTGGATGCGCTGCTGGGTGCGCTGACCCGGCTCATCGCCAAGAAGCGCGACCTCAAACAGGCCGCCATGCAGCAGCTCCTCACCGGCTCGCGACGCCTGCCGGGCTTCAGCGGGGAGTGGGAGGTGAAGCGGTTCGGCGACTTATTTCAGTTTCTGAACACGGCCAACAATCCTCGTGCTGATCTCTCGGAGTTTTGTGACATCGGTTATATCCACTATGGAGACATTCACATGTCTACGGCGGCATTTCTTGATTGTGCCACCGAAGCGCTGCCCCTGATCGCAAAGGCAAGGGTTGCCAATATCCCGCTGGTCGAAGATGGCGATCTGGTCATGGCCGATGCATCGGAGGACTATGAAGGCATTGGCAAATGCGTGGAGATTCGCAATGCGAGTGGGCGGAAGATTGTCGCCGGTCTGCATACGTTCCTGCTCAGAGGCAACCCGCATCTCGTCGCCAACGGATTCAAGGGCTATCTACAGTTTATTCCGTCGGTTAAGGCCGCCTTGGTGCGATTCGCCACCGGCATTTCGGTCTATGGTGTTTCAAAGAACAACGTCAAAAGCATCGAAGTGTTTCTTCCTACAGTTGACGAACAAACCGCCATCGCAACCGTCCTCTCCGACATGGATGTCGAGATCGCCGCCCTCGAAGCCCTGCTAGCCAAGACCCGCGCCCTCAAGCAGGGCATGATGCAGGAGCTTCTCACCGGGAGGACGCGCCTGGTATGA
- a CDS encoding DUF1772 domain-containing protein, with protein MTMLQTVAQLVAMVACGLFAGAAVYINLVEHPARMECGTKLAATVFAPSYRRAAVMQASLAALGFLSAVVAWFAGGTLGWLVGGLLLGLVIPFTLVVIMPTTRQLLEPTLDRTSSNARELLVHWGQLHAVRSVLSIIALVVLIASA; from the coding sequence ATGACAATGCTTCAGACGGTAGCTCAGTTGGTTGCGATGGTCGCATGCGGCTTGTTTGCCGGTGCCGCTGTTTATATTAACCTTGTTGAACACCCTGCACGGATGGAGTGCGGTACTAAGCTTGCCGCAACCGTTTTTGCGCCGAGCTACCGCAGGGCGGCGGTTATGCAAGCGTCACTCGCTGCACTCGGTTTTCTTTCCGCGGTGGTGGCATGGTTTGCAGGCGGCACGCTTGGGTGGCTGGTTGGCGGTTTACTCCTTGGGCTCGTCATTCCGTTCACCTTAGTAGTCATCATGCCGACGACCCGGCAGTTGCTCGAACCCACACTGGACAGAACGTCCTCAAACGCACGCGAGTTACTCGTTCACTGGGGCCAATTACATGCCGTACGCAGCGTTCTCAGCATTATTGCATTGGTTGTCTTGATCGCCAGCGCCTAA
- a CDS encoding N-6 DNA methylase, which yields MLQGIAFPDFNDDDKLGKGKEMVDRLSNLVAIFNNPALDFRGNRAEGDDLLGDAYEYLMRHFATESGKSKGQFYTPAEVSRVMSMVIDLGAAMRADQSIYDPTCGSGSLLLKAHDEAKSRTRLDLALYGQEMDNATAALAKMNMVLHDCPTAEIWKDNSLAAPYFKQADGRLKTFDFVVANFPFSNKAWSNGLDPAHDLYGRFVYGIPPAKNGDYAFLLHILSSLKSTGKGAVIHPHGVLFRGGAEADIRKRLVRQGYIKGIIGLPANLFYGTGIPACILVLDKENAGARKGIFMIDASKAYIKDGNKNRLRAQDIHKIVDAFTRQVEIARYSRMVPLAEISDPKNDFNLNLPRYIDSTEPEDLQDIDGHLRGGIPDRDIDALDPYWQVFPAVRALLFESAGRPGYSRLKLPVAEIKNAIFGHPEFTAFNAAVTAIFAEWKAANAPRLHAIAQGDHPKALIETLSENLLETFRQVGTTGLESSRHTGMECRYPVDRDVTSSVVPSVWVPAIPAGTTSKDLHSTAFGSSLLDAYDVYQHLMDYWAATMQDDVYLIAHAGWVEAAKPRLIVETKEQKSKEQPDFTVGKQKFKSDLIPATLLVARYFAAEQAAIEALEAELGGLEQKLDELKAEHAGEGGLLEEVVDDKGKITKASLKARITEIKHIAVRPANSTVIPAKAGIQSDQEELDALNQCLRLLDSESETNRKVKAAQDALEAKVAAKYGKLTEAEIKTLVVDGKWLAQLAADVQSELDRVSQALTGRVRELADRYATPLPQLAEDVETRAACVNEHLKKMGFVVHG from the coding sequence GTGCTGCAAGGGATCGCGTTTCCCGACTTCAACGACGACGACAAGCTCGGCAAGGGCAAGGAGATGGTCGATCGCCTCTCCAACTTGGTGGCCATCTTCAATAACCCGGCGCTCGATTTTCGCGGCAACCGCGCCGAGGGCGACGATCTCTTGGGCGACGCCTACGAATACCTGATGCGCCACTTCGCCACCGAGTCGGGCAAGAGCAAGGGGCAGTTCTACACTCCGGCCGAGGTATCCCGCGTCATGTCCATGGTGATTGACCTGGGTGCGGCCATGAGGGCCGACCAAAGCATCTACGACCCCACCTGCGGCTCCGGCTCGCTGCTCTTGAAAGCCCACGACGAAGCTAAAAGCCGCACCCGGCTGGACCTCGCCCTCTACGGGCAGGAAATGGACAATGCCACCGCCGCCTTGGCGAAGATGAACATGGTCCTGCACGACTGTCCGACGGCGGAGATCTGGAAGGACAATTCGCTGGCCGCGCCCTACTTCAAGCAGGCCGACGGGCGGCTCAAGACCTTCGACTTCGTGGTGGCCAATTTCCCGTTCTCGAACAAGGCGTGGAGCAACGGCCTCGACCCGGCCCATGATCTCTACGGTCGCTTCGTGTACGGTATCCCGCCCGCGAAGAATGGCGACTATGCGTTCCTCTTGCACATCCTTAGCAGCCTCAAGAGCACCGGCAAGGGCGCGGTTATCCATCCCCACGGTGTGCTGTTTCGCGGCGGCGCCGAGGCCGACATCCGCAAACGCCTCGTCAGGCAGGGCTACATCAAAGGCATCATCGGCCTGCCCGCCAACTTGTTCTATGGCACCGGCATCCCCGCCTGCATCCTGGTGCTGGACAAGGAAAACGCCGGGGCCCGCAAAGGCATCTTCATGATCGACGCATCCAAGGCCTACATCAAGGACGGCAACAAGAACCGCCTGCGCGCCCAAGACATCCACAAGATCGTGGACGCCTTCACCCGGCAGGTGGAGATTGCCAGGTATTCGCGCATGGTGCCGCTGGCCGAGATCAGCGACCCAAAGAATGACTTCAATCTTAATCTACCGCGCTACATCGACAGTACCGAGCCGGAAGATTTGCAGGACATCGACGGCCACCTGCGCGGCGGCATTCCCGACCGCGACATCGACGCCCTTGATCCTTACTGGCAGGTCTTTCCCGCCGTGCGCGCGCTGTTGTTCGAGTCGGCAGGCCGTCCCGGCTACAGCCGGCTGAAGTTGCCGGTGGCTGAGATCAAGAACGCCATCTTCGGCCATCCCGAATTTACCGCGTTCAACGCGGCCGTCACCGCAATCTTCGCCGAGTGGAAGGCCGCCAACGCCCCGCGCCTCCATGCCATCGCCCAGGGCGACCACCCCAAGGCGCTGATCGAAACCCTGTCAGAAAACCTACTGGAGACCTTTCGACAGGTCGGGACAACCGGCCTCGAATCAAGCCGTCATACCGGCATGGAGTGCCGGTATCCAGTTGACAGGGACGTTACCTCGTCCGTCGTCCCGAGCGTGTGGGTTCCGGCAATCCCTGCCGGAACGACGAGCAAAGACCTTCATTCAACGGCATTCGGGTCGTCACTACTGGACGCCTACGACGTCTATCAACACCTCATGGACTACTGGGCGGCGACGATGCAGGACGATGTGTATCTCATCGCCCATGCTGGCTGGGTGGAGGCCGCCAAGCCGCGCCTGATCGTCGAAACGAAGGAGCAGAAAAGCAAGGAACAGCCGGATTTCACGGTGGGTAAACAGAAGTTCAAGTCGGACCTGATCCCGGCCACGCTGCTGGTCGCCCGCTACTTCGCTGCCGAGCAGGCGGCCATCGAGGCGCTGGAAGCGGAACTGGGTGGGCTGGAGCAGAAGCTCGACGAACTCAAAGCGGAACACGCAGGCGAGGGCGGCCTGTTGGAAGAGGTGGTGGACGACAAGGGCAAGATCACCAAGGCTAGCCTCAAGGCACGAATCACTGAAATCAAGCATATCGCCGTCAGGCCCGCGAACTCCACCGTCATTCCCGCGAAAGCGGGAATCCAGTCGGATCAAGAAGAACTCGATGCACTCAATCAGTGTTTGCGGTTGCTCGACAGCGAATCGGAAACCAACCGCAAGGTGAAGGCCGCGCAGGATGCGTTGGAGGCCAAAGTCGCCGCGAAGTACGGCAAGCTCACCGAGGCCGAGATCAAGACCCTCGTGGTAGACGGCAAATGGCTGGCCCAACTGGCCGCCGATGTGCAGAGCGAACTGGACCGCGTCTCGCAGGCGCTCACGGGCCGCGTCCGAGAGCTGGCCGACCGCTACGCCACGCCCCTACCGCAGCTTGCCGAGGACGTAGAAACCCGCGCCGCGTGCGTGAACGAACATCTGAAGAAGATGGGGTTCGTCGTCCATGGCTAA
- a CDS encoding restriction endonuclease subunit S, giving the protein MANAPVKTDKEPVGVEDARADYQSSAVSSPPVSPGYKATEVGVIPENWEARKLGGLATFRTGPFGSALHKSDYANDGVPVVNPMHIIDGDIVPTRTMTITESAAKKLSDFRLKVGEIVIGRRGDMGRCAVVRNEHNGWLCGTGSMMSVRPGALMLIFFSAYFPAPPWSPPSRTRRLDRR; this is encoded by the coding sequence ATGGCTAACGCGCCAGTGAAAACGGACAAGGAGCCGGTGGGCGTTGAGGATGCCCGCGCCGATTACCAATCTTCCGCTGTCAGTTCACCACCGGTATCGCCCGGCTACAAGGCGACCGAGGTGGGGGTCATTCCGGAGAATTGGGAGGCGAGGAAACTCGGAGGACTGGCAACTTTTCGAACGGGACCGTTCGGTAGCGCATTGCACAAATCTGATTACGCCAATGATGGTGTGCCGGTCGTAAACCCGATGCACATCATCGATGGCGATATAGTGCCTACTCGGACTATGACCATCACCGAATCCGCCGCGAAGAAGCTCTCGGATTTCAGGCTCAAGGTTGGTGAGATAGTCATTGGCCGGCGGGGCGACATGGGGCGGTGCGCCGTTGTGCGGAACGAACATAACGGCTGGCTATGTGGGACGGGATCGATGATGTCCGTCCGTCCCGGGGCGTTGATGCTGATTTTCTTCAGCGCGTACTTTCCAGCGCCCCCGTGGTCGCCGCCATCGAGGACTCGTCGGTTGGATCGACGATGA